A single region of the Kineosporiaceae bacterium SCSIO 59966 genome encodes:
- a CDS encoding DUF3024 domain-containing protein, producing MALPETDLRRIRLWARKRVPEHLWDQVKVEADVSDRHVDIVEVRPPWNGVGEHTRFPIARLRYTKSTGLWAIYWRDRHLKFHEYKRKRPTKNVQDLLDHIGSSGDPIFWG from the coding sequence ATGGCGCTTCCCGAAACTGACCTGCGCCGCATCCGGCTGTGGGCGCGGAAGCGCGTGCCCGAGCACCTGTGGGACCAGGTCAAGGTCGAGGCCGACGTCTCCGACCGACACGTCGACATCGTCGAGGTGCGGCCGCCGTGGAACGGCGTCGGTGAACACACCCGGTTCCCGATCGCACGGCTGCGCTACACGAAGTCGACCGGCCTGTGGGCGATCTACTGGCGGGACCGCCACCTCAAGTTCCACGAGTACAAGCGCAAGCGCCCGACCAAGAACGTCCAAGATCTCCTGGACCACATCGGCAGCAGCGGCGACCCGATCTTCTGGGGGTAG
- a CDS encoding HEPN domain-containing protein, translating into MALTPLTRAQQATVLALVEARRLDVVPADLARAVSFLRQAEERLDQLPLLTSVTVRYGIAYDACHDAGEALLAAYGFRTTNGPGQHEALGGYLRAVFDKPPAEKAAREFDRLRRARHQDRYEAKPVGAAATEKAELVARTLFDAALARGISL; encoded by the coding sequence GTGGCGCTGACTCCACTCACCCGCGCCCAGCAGGCGACGGTCCTCGCCCTGGTCGAGGCCCGGCGTCTCGACGTCGTGCCCGCAGACCTCGCGCGTGCGGTCTCGTTCCTGCGCCAGGCCGAGGAGCGCCTGGACCAACTGCCGCTGCTCACCAGCGTCACCGTCAGGTACGGCATCGCCTACGACGCCTGCCACGACGCGGGCGAGGCGCTGCTGGCGGCGTACGGCTTCCGTACCACCAACGGGCCCGGCCAGCATGAGGCGCTCGGCGGCTACTTGCGCGCCGTCTTCGACAAGCCGCCGGCGGAGAAGGCAGCGCGGGAGTTCGACCGCCTGCGGCGCGCCCGTCACCAGGACCGCTACGAGGCAAAGCCGGTGGGGGCCGCGGCGACCGAGAAGGCCGAGCTGGTCGCCCGGACGCTGTTCGACGCCGCCCTCGCCCGAGGGATCTCCCTGTAG
- a CDS encoding PIN domain nuclease, with translation MLDSDAFSLLFVRRDAADPRTAGWRQLLAGHRVLISFQTRAELLAGAIARGWGERRTSELRAILDRTPTIGVDDEVIDANATLYADCRRLGHALHAREHTADRWVAACAIAKTTPLLAGDGVYRGAPGLSLLMGG, from the coding sequence GTGCTCGATAGCGACGCGTTCAGTCTCCTGTTCGTCAGGCGTGATGCGGCGGATCCCCGGACCGCCGGCTGGCGTCAGCTGCTTGCCGGGCACCGGGTGCTCATCTCGTTCCAGACCCGGGCCGAACTGCTCGCTGGGGCGATTGCGCGCGGCTGGGGTGAACGGCGGACGAGCGAGCTCCGGGCGATCCTGGATCGGACTCCCACGATCGGCGTCGACGACGAGGTCATCGACGCCAACGCCACGCTCTACGCGGACTGCCGACGGCTTGGGCACGCACTCCACGCCAGGGAACACACCGCGGATAGGTGGGTCGCTGCCTGTGCCATTGCGAAGACCACTCCACTACTGGCTGGGGACGGCGTCTACCGGGGCGCTCCAGGACTTTCGCTGCTGATGGGAGGCTGA
- a CDS encoding holo-ACP synthase — MIVAVGVDVVDVARFTAQLQRTPGLTERLFTAAERDLPPASLAARFAAKEAVAKALGAPVGLAWHDCTVHRADDGRPHLEVTGTVAARAAELGVDTFHLSLSHDAGIASAMVVAERTRPPAATGTAGAGGRM, encoded by the coding sequence GTGATCGTCGCGGTAGGGGTGGACGTCGTCGACGTCGCCAGGTTCACCGCCCAGCTGCAGCGCACTCCCGGGCTCACCGAGCGGCTGTTCACCGCGGCCGAGCGTGACCTGCCGCCGGCCTCGCTCGCCGCCCGGTTCGCCGCCAAGGAGGCGGTCGCCAAGGCCCTCGGTGCGCCGGTCGGGCTCGCCTGGCACGACTGCACCGTGCACCGCGCGGACGACGGGCGGCCGCACCTGGAGGTCACCGGCACGGTCGCCGCCCGCGCCGCCGAGCTCGGCGTCGACACCTTCCACCTGTCGCTGAGCCACGATGCCGGGATCGCCTCGGCGATGGTCGTCGCCGAGCGCACCCGCCCCCCCGCGGCCACCGGCACGGCCGGGGCCGGGGGCCGGATGTGA
- a CDS encoding MFS transporter produces MTRTLSVLVAARLIGQFGDRFTLLALPLFAMSATGATAAAAALLFTAYALPGVAAVLLGPYFDRSGRIRAWCVSSDLARGLLLAALVVFVPMMDADLGWVLVLLVALISGCWAVVFDVGLQTYLPRAVPADQLGRANSWFARVQAVADMAGPPAAGAVIGLAGPGAAIGVNSISLAVSGVLLLLLRELPAPAGTPGTTRLGEWTAGARHLLAEPLLRSAVVVMLLLNLGGAMIGALWVVYVTGPLQVSPEVLGVITAVGGVSALVGSVVVVRLSDRVGPRTSLVLGFAIASLALFCIPAAALGAPVLLLTVYQVLFSASAVVVAVNVATLRQRWTPPDLQGRVFSVIRSSQDVIIPAGGAFAALIAATADTEVAVLVGAIVAAAAIPAAATIARSRERPQV; encoded by the coding sequence GTGACCCGCACCCTCTCCGTCCTCGTGGCAGCCCGGCTGATCGGTCAGTTCGGCGACCGCTTCACCCTGCTTGCGCTGCCACTGTTCGCGATGTCGGCCACAGGGGCGACGGCGGCCGCAGCGGCGCTGCTGTTCACCGCGTACGCGCTGCCTGGCGTGGCGGCCGTCTTGCTCGGACCGTACTTCGACCGCAGCGGCAGGATTCGCGCCTGGTGCGTGTCCTCCGACCTGGCGCGCGGCCTGCTCCTGGCAGCCCTAGTGGTGTTCGTGCCGATGATGGACGCGGACCTGGGGTGGGTGCTGGTTCTGCTCGTGGCGCTAATCAGCGGGTGCTGGGCGGTGGTCTTCGACGTGGGCCTGCAGACCTACCTCCCTCGTGCGGTCCCGGCCGATCAGCTCGGCCGGGCCAACAGCTGGTTCGCCAGGGTCCAGGCCGTCGCGGACATGGCAGGGCCGCCCGCAGCCGGCGCGGTGATCGGCCTGGCCGGTCCCGGGGCGGCCATCGGCGTCAACTCCATCAGTCTCGCGGTGTCTGGCGTGCTGCTGCTCCTGCTGCGGGAACTGCCCGCGCCGGCGGGCACGCCGGGCACCACCCGGCTGGGCGAGTGGACGGCCGGGGCGCGCCACCTGTTGGCCGAGCCGCTGCTGAGGTCCGCGGTGGTAGTGATGCTGCTGCTCAACCTCGGCGGGGCAATGATCGGCGCCCTGTGGGTGGTCTACGTGACCGGCCCGCTGCAGGTGTCCCCTGAGGTGCTGGGCGTGATCACGGCGGTCGGCGGGGTTAGCGCCCTGGTTGGCTCGGTGGTGGTGGTCCGGCTTTCCGACCGGGTTGGGCCGCGCACCAGCCTCGTCCTCGGGTTCGCGATCGCCTCACTGGCGTTGTTCTGTATCCCCGCCGCGGCCCTGGGCGCGCCTGTGCTGCTCCTTACCGTCTACCAGGTGCTGTTCTCAGCGAGCGCGGTCGTTGTCGCCGTCAACGTCGCCACGCTCCGGCAGCGGTGGACGCCCCCCGACCTGCAGGGGCGGGTGTTCTCGGTCATCCGCAGCTCCCAGGACGTGATCATCCCTGCCGGGGGCGCCTTCGCTGCCCTGATCGCCGCCACCGCCGACACCGAGGTCGCCGTCCTGGTCGGCGCGATCGTCGCCGCCGCCGCGATCCCGGCCGCGGCGACGATCGCCCGGTCCCGGGAGCGCCCCCAGGTTTGA
- a CDS encoding alanine racemase, whose translation MSEPAAHGAGHAGEVVVDLAAVRGNVAALRARAVGAQVMAVVKADAYGHGLVPAARAALAGGATWLGVAQVGEALALRAAGVGGRVLCWLYTPDADLAPLVAADVDVSVSAPWALDRVVAAAGAVGGVARVHLKVDTGLGRNGCPPPQWPDLVDAALRAQRDGAVRLVGVWSHLAFADAPQHPTVRRQAEVFEDAVAVTTARGADLEVRHLANSAAVLTAPELHYDLVRPGLAVYGLSPVPDLGGPADYGLVPAMTVRTSLALVKDVPAGHGVSYGHEYTTARPTRLGLVPLGYADGVPRHASNRGPLLVGGASARVAGRVCMDQVVVDLGPDSAAAAGDPVVLFGPGTSGEPTAQDWADAAGTISYEIVTRMSARLPRRWVGQEVT comes from the coding sequence ATGTCCGAGCCAGCAGCCCACGGCGCCGGCCACGCCGGCGAGGTCGTCGTCGACCTCGCGGCCGTGCGCGGCAACGTCGCTGCGCTGCGCGCTCGCGCCGTCGGCGCCCAGGTGATGGCGGTCGTCAAGGCGGACGCCTACGGTCACGGGCTCGTCCCCGCGGCCCGTGCCGCGCTCGCCGGCGGCGCGACGTGGCTCGGCGTCGCCCAGGTCGGCGAGGCCCTCGCCCTGCGCGCCGCCGGCGTCGGCGGCCGGGTGCTGTGCTGGCTGTACACCCCGGACGCCGACCTCGCCCCACTGGTGGCAGCCGACGTCGACGTGTCGGTGTCCGCGCCGTGGGCGTTGGACCGGGTCGTGGCCGCGGCCGGCGCCGTGGGGGGCGTCGCGCGGGTGCACCTCAAGGTCGACACCGGCCTCGGCCGCAACGGGTGCCCGCCGCCCCAGTGGCCGGACCTCGTCGACGCCGCGCTGCGCGCCCAGCGGGACGGCGCCGTCCGGCTGGTCGGGGTGTGGAGCCACCTGGCCTTCGCCGACGCCCCGCAGCACCCCACGGTTCGCCGGCAGGCCGAGGTGTTCGAGGACGCCGTCGCCGTCACGACCGCCCGCGGCGCCGACCTCGAGGTCCGCCACCTGGCGAACTCCGCCGCCGTCCTGACCGCCCCTGAGCTCCACTACGACCTCGTCCGCCCCGGTCTGGCCGTGTACGGGCTGTCACCCGTCCCCGACCTCGGTGGACCGGCCGACTACGGCCTGGTGCCGGCGATGACGGTGCGCACCTCGCTCGCCCTGGTCAAGGACGTCCCGGCCGGTCACGGCGTCTCCTACGGCCACGAGTACACGACGGCGCGGCCGACCCGGCTCGGCCTGGTCCCGCTCGGGTACGCCGACGGCGTCCCCCGGCACGCCTCGAACCGGGGCCCGCTGCTCGTCGGCGGCGCCAGCGCCCGGGTGGCCGGCCGGGTCTGCATGGACCAGGTCGTCGTCGACCTGGGCCCCGACAGCGCTGCGGCGGCCGGGGACCCCGTCGTCCTGTTCGGTCCCGGCACCAGTGGGGAGCCCACCGCGCAGGACTGGGCGGACGCCGCCGGAACCATCAGCTACGAGATCGTCACCCGGATGAGCGCCCGACTGCCGCGGCGCTGGGTGGGACAGGAGGTCACGTGA
- the glmS gene encoding glutamine--fructose-6-phosphate transaminase (isomerizing) — protein sequence MCGIVGYAGRDASTRQAVDVVLDGLRRLEYRGYDSAGVAVLADGEVVAAKRAGKLANLVDALDAAPLPVSATGIGHTRWATHGAPTDENAHPHLGGQGRVALIHNGIIENFGRLRAELLEAGVTFRSETDTEVAAHLLARAYDDTGDLTEAMRTVCRRLEGAFTLLAVHADVPGTVVGARRNSPLVVGLGQDANYLGSDVAAFIAHTREAVELGQDQVVTITADAVEITGFDGSPAQGRRYHVDWDAAAAEKGGYPSFMAKEIHEQPRAVADTLLGRTDENGDLVLDELRIDEAVLRSIDKIVVVACGTAAYAGQVAKYAIEHWCRIPVEVELAHEFRYRDPVVNAKTLVVAVSQSGETMDTIMAVRHAREQGARVIAICNTHGSTIPRESDGVLYTHAGPEVAVASTKAFLAQITATYLLGLYLAQLRGNKFRDEVREILGQLQQMPEAIQKVLDGVEHVRQIARWMVDTRSVLFLGRHVGYPVAMEGALKLKELAYIHAEGFAAGELKHGPIALIEPGQPVFVVVPSPRGRDSLHAKVVSNIQEIRARGARTLVIAEEGDDDVVPYADEIIRVPQTPTLLAPLVTTVPLQVFACELATAKGLDVDQPRNLAKSVTVE from the coding sequence ATGTGCGGCATCGTGGGCTACGCGGGCAGGGACGCCTCGACGCGTCAGGCGGTGGACGTGGTCCTCGACGGCCTGCGCCGGCTGGAGTACCGCGGCTACGACTCGGCCGGGGTCGCCGTCCTGGCCGACGGCGAGGTGGTGGCGGCCAAGCGGGCCGGCAAGCTGGCCAACCTCGTCGACGCCCTGGACGCCGCACCGCTGCCGGTCAGCGCCACCGGGATCGGGCACACCCGGTGGGCCACGCACGGTGCACCGACCGACGAGAACGCCCACCCGCACCTCGGCGGGCAGGGCCGGGTCGCGCTGATCCACAACGGCATCATCGAGAACTTCGGCCGGCTCAGGGCCGAGCTGCTCGAGGCGGGCGTCACCTTCCGCAGCGAGACCGACACCGAGGTCGCCGCCCACCTGCTCGCCCGTGCCTACGACGACACCGGTGACCTCACCGAGGCGATGCGGACGGTCTGCCGCCGGCTCGAGGGCGCCTTCACCCTGCTCGCCGTCCACGCCGACGTCCCCGGCACGGTCGTGGGCGCCCGACGCAACTCCCCGCTCGTCGTCGGTCTGGGCCAGGACGCCAACTACCTCGGTTCGGACGTCGCCGCGTTCATCGCCCACACCCGCGAGGCGGTCGAGCTCGGCCAGGACCAGGTGGTCACCATCACCGCCGACGCCGTGGAGATCACCGGGTTCGACGGGTCACCGGCGCAGGGCAGGCGCTACCACGTCGACTGGGACGCCGCCGCCGCCGAGAAGGGCGGCTACCCGTCGTTCATGGCCAAGGAGATCCACGAGCAGCCGCGCGCCGTGGCCGACACCCTGCTCGGCCGCACCGACGAGAACGGCGACCTGGTCCTCGACGAGCTGCGCATCGACGAGGCCGTGCTGCGCAGCATCGACAAGATCGTCGTCGTCGCGTGTGGCACCGCCGCCTACGCCGGTCAGGTGGCCAAGTACGCCATCGAGCACTGGTGCCGGATCCCGGTCGAGGTCGAGCTCGCGCACGAGTTCCGCTACCGCGACCCGGTGGTGAACGCCAAGACCCTCGTCGTCGCGGTCTCCCAGTCCGGCGAGACGATGGACACCATCATGGCGGTGCGGCACGCCCGCGAGCAGGGTGCCCGGGTGATCGCCATCTGCAACACCCACGGGTCCACCATCCCGCGCGAGTCCGACGGCGTCCTGTACACCCACGCCGGTCCCGAGGTCGCGGTCGCCTCGACGAAGGCGTTCCTCGCCCAGATCACCGCCACCTACCTGCTCGGGCTGTACCTGGCGCAGCTGCGCGGCAACAAGTTCCGCGACGAGGTGCGCGAGATTCTCGGCCAGCTGCAGCAGATGCCCGAGGCGATCCAGAAGGTCCTTGACGGCGTCGAGCACGTCCGGCAGATCGCCCGCTGGATGGTCGACACCCGGTCGGTGCTCTTCCTCGGTCGGCACGTGGGGTACCCGGTGGCGATGGAGGGCGCGCTCAAGCTCAAGGAGCTCGCCTACATCCACGCCGAGGGCTTCGCCGCCGGGGAGCTCAAGCACGGGCCGATCGCCCTCATCGAGCCCGGCCAGCCGGTGTTCGTCGTCGTGCCGTCACCGCGCGGGCGGGACTCCCTGCACGCCAAGGTGGTCTCCAACATCCAGGAGATCCGGGCCCGCGGCGCCCGCACCCTGGTGATCGCCGAGGAGGGCGACGACGACGTCGTCCCCTACGCCGACGAGATCATCCGGGTGCCACAGACCCCGACGCTGCTCGCGCCGCTGGTCACGACCGTTCCGCTGCAGGTGTTCGCCTGCGAGCTGGCCACCGCCAAGGGGTTGGACGTCGACCAGCCGCGCAACCTGGCCAAGTCCGTCACGGTCGAGTGA
- a CDS encoding NAD(P)H-hydrate epimerase translates to MIRAWTVDAVRRAEAAALAIAPEGALMQRAAGALAARTAVLLRQRCGGVAGRRVVLLVGAGDNGGDALWAGVRLARRGARVDAVPAAGRVHAEGLAELRAAGGRTVAVDEATAVLARADVVLDGLVGLGGSPGLRPPADALVAAVPPTAAVVAVDLPSGVDPDTGQTPGEHVRADVTVTFGGAKPCLLLPPAAAAAGRVEVVDIGLDPAELGPPQVERLEPADAAGRWPVPGPRDDKYSRGVLGVVAGGARYTGAAVLCTGAAVRAGAGMVRYLGPPEPTALVRARWPEVVPGQGRVQAWVVGPGIDPGDPDQLPAVEAALAGDLPCLVDAGALELLPAQRRDAPTLLTPHAGELARLLTRLEGDGAGRRAGTTARDDVLAAPLDAARRAARLTGATVLLKGATTLVVPPDGPVRSQPAGPPWLATAGAGDVLAGVAGVLLAAGLDPVEAGSLAVLAHAAAARAAAGTDDTRVGGPLAAGLLLDALPAAVARLLGGE, encoded by the coding sequence GTGATCCGCGCCTGGACGGTGGACGCCGTCCGCCGCGCCGAGGCGGCGGCGCTGGCCATCGCCCCCGAGGGCGCCCTCATGCAGCGGGCGGCCGGGGCGCTGGCCGCCCGCACCGCTGTCCTGCTCCGGCAGCGCTGCGGCGGCGTGGCCGGCCGCCGGGTGGTGCTGCTCGTGGGAGCCGGCGACAACGGTGGTGACGCGCTGTGGGCCGGCGTCCGGCTCGCCCGGCGCGGTGCCCGAGTGGACGCCGTCCCCGCCGCCGGGCGGGTGCACGCCGAGGGGCTCGCCGAACTGCGCGCCGCCGGTGGGCGGACCGTGGCCGTCGACGAGGCCACGGCCGTGCTCGCCCGCGCGGACGTCGTCCTCGACGGCCTGGTCGGTCTCGGCGGCAGCCCCGGGCTGCGCCCGCCCGCCGACGCGCTCGTCGCCGCCGTGCCACCGACGGCCGCGGTCGTCGCCGTCGACCTGCCCAGCGGGGTGGACCCGGACACCGGGCAGACGCCGGGCGAACACGTGCGGGCCGACGTCACCGTGACCTTCGGCGGCGCCAAGCCGTGCCTGCTGCTGCCGCCCGCCGCGGCGGCCGCCGGCCGGGTCGAGGTCGTCGACATCGGCCTGGACCCCGCGGAGCTCGGCCCGCCGCAGGTGGAGCGCCTTGAGCCGGCCGACGCCGCCGGGCGCTGGCCGGTGCCGGGACCCCGGGACGACAAGTACTCCCGCGGCGTGCTCGGCGTCGTCGCCGGCGGCGCCCGGTACACCGGCGCGGCGGTGCTGTGCACCGGGGCGGCGGTGCGGGCCGGCGCGGGCATGGTCCGCTACCTCGGGCCGCCGGAGCCCACCGCGCTGGTGCGGGCCCGCTGGCCCGAGGTGGTGCCCGGCCAGGGACGAGTACAGGCCTGGGTGGTCGGCCCGGGGATCGACCCCGGCGACCCGGACCAGCTGCCGGCGGTGGAGGCCGCGCTCGCCGGCGACCTGCCCTGCCTGGTCGACGCCGGCGCCCTGGAGCTGCTGCCCGCGCAGCGGCGGGACGCCCCCACCCTGCTCACCCCGCACGCCGGGGAGCTGGCCCGCCTGCTCACCAGGCTCGAGGGCGACGGCGCCGGTCGCCGCGCCGGCACGACGGCCCGGGACGACGTGCTCGCCGCCCCGCTGGACGCGGCCCGGCGTGCGGCCCGGCTGACCGGGGCGACCGTGCTGCTCAAGGGCGCGACCACGCTGGTCGTCCCACCTGACGGGCCGGTGCGCTCCCAGCCGGCCGGCCCGCCCTGGCTCGCCACGGCGGGTGCCGGCGACGTCCTGGCCGGGGTCGCCGGCGTGCTGCTCGCGGCCGGGCTCGACCCCGTGGAGGCCGGTTCGCTCGCCGTGCTGGCCCACGCGGCGGCCGCCCGAGCCGCCGCCGGGACCGACGACACCCGGGTCGGTGGGCCGCTCGCCGCCGGCCTGCTGCTCGATGCGCTGCCCGCGGCCGTGGCCCGGCTGCTAGGCGGGGAATGA
- a CDS encoding SAM-dependent DNA methyltransferase, protein MAHERATRRLNPQQIVPPEYSWQRLLDAEGTDLEVTYTQILVGLAQQPGTLGTIFRKAQNRIQDPAKLKRLIVDLIDQENWSASGTDLKGDAYEELLSKGASDKGSGAGQYFTPRELIRAIVDVVDPKPTDTVVDPACGTGGFLLVAHEHASRDAASLTPTEREHLRNGFVTGYELVDGTARLAAMNLLLHGIGTPNGDSLIDVRDSLIADPGQRWSVVLTNPPFGRKSSLTMVGADGRIVREDRDIERQDFVVTTSNKQLNFLQHIMTILDINGRAAVVLPDNVLFEGGAGETLRRKLLADFDLHTMIRLPTGIWYAPGVKANVLFFDKKPAAEQPWTQKLWVYDFRTNIHFTLKQNPLRRPDLDDFVTSYLSGKDRAERVESERWRSFDYDELVARDKANLDITWLRDESLEDADNLPAPEIIAREIVEDLTAALAEFEGVAAALEASSGDS, encoded by the coding sequence ATGGCGCACGAACGCGCCACCCGGAGGCTGAACCCGCAGCAGATCGTGCCGCCCGAGTACTCCTGGCAGAGGCTCCTCGACGCCGAAGGCACCGATCTGGAGGTCACCTACACCCAGATCCTGGTTGGCCTTGCACAACAGCCGGGCACCCTTGGCACGATCTTCCGGAAGGCTCAGAACCGGATCCAAGACCCGGCCAAGCTCAAACGACTCATCGTCGACCTCATCGACCAGGAGAACTGGTCGGCTTCCGGTACCGACCTCAAGGGAGACGCCTACGAGGAGCTGCTGTCGAAGGGCGCCTCCGACAAGGGCTCCGGCGCCGGGCAGTACTTCACGCCACGCGAGCTGATCCGGGCGATCGTCGACGTCGTCGACCCCAAGCCCACCGACACGGTCGTCGATCCTGCCTGCGGCACCGGCGGCTTCCTCCTGGTCGCCCACGAGCACGCCTCCCGCGACGCCGCCAGCCTCACGCCGACCGAGCGCGAGCACCTGCGCAACGGGTTCGTCACCGGCTACGAGCTGGTCGACGGCACCGCCCGGCTGGCCGCGATGAACCTGCTGCTGCACGGCATCGGGACGCCGAACGGCGACTCCCTCATCGACGTCCGCGACTCCCTCATCGCCGACCCCGGGCAGCGCTGGTCCGTGGTACTCACGAACCCGCCCTTCGGTCGCAAGTCGTCGCTCACCATGGTCGGCGCCGACGGGCGGATCGTGCGCGAAGACCGCGACATCGAGCGCCAGGACTTCGTCGTGACGACGTCCAACAAGCAGCTCAACTTCCTGCAGCACATCATGACGATCCTCGACATCAACGGTCGCGCCGCAGTCGTCCTGCCCGACAACGTGCTGTTCGAGGGCGGTGCCGGTGAGACGCTACGCCGCAAGCTGCTCGCCGACTTCGACCTGCACACGATGATCCGGCTCCCCACCGGCATCTGGTACGCCCCCGGGGTGAAGGCCAACGTGCTCTTCTTCGACAAGAAGCCGGCCGCCGAGCAGCCGTGGACCCAGAAGTTGTGGGTCTACGACTTCCGGACCAACATCCACTTCACTCTCAAGCAGAACCCGCTGCGCCGGCCGGACCTCGACGACTTCGTGACGTCGTACCTGTCCGGCAAGGACCGCGCGGAGCGGGTGGAGTCCGAGCGTTGGAGATCCTTCGACTACGACGAGCTCGTGGCGCGCGACAAGGCGAATCTCGACATCACCTGGCTGCGCGACGAGTCGCTCGAGGATGCCGACAACCTGCCGGCACCCGAGATCATCGCCCGCGAGATCGTCGAGGACCTGACGGCGGCGCTCGCCGAGTTCGAGGGCGTCGCGGCCGCACTCGAAGCCTCGTCCGGCGACTCCTGA
- a CDS encoding ArsR family transcriptional regulator, with product MRTEAPLLAPIFRSEGQARLLSTLLLTGDELSVTDLAKRAGLAYPTAHREVARLLDAGILAERHVGRTRLIRANDESPLVDPLREILAIATGPVVVLAEELGRIDGIESAFLYGSFAARMLGDAGPAPHDIDVMVLGEPDVDAVYEACTRVEAVVHRPVNPTILTPEEFAASSGFLDNVRSGPAVPVIGEPPWR from the coding sequence ATGAGAACCGAGGCCCCGCTTCTCGCTCCGATCTTCCGGTCGGAGGGACAGGCGCGCCTGCTCTCCACCTTGTTGCTCACCGGCGACGAGCTGAGCGTCACCGACCTGGCCAAGCGGGCCGGCCTGGCGTACCCGACCGCACACCGTGAGGTCGCGCGCCTGCTGGATGCCGGCATCCTGGCCGAGCGACACGTGGGCCGCACAAGGCTCATCCGCGCCAACGACGAGAGCCCGCTGGTGGACCCTTTGCGCGAGATCCTCGCGATCGCGACCGGCCCGGTGGTCGTCCTGGCCGAGGAGCTCGGCCGCATCGACGGGATCGAGTCGGCGTTCCTCTACGGCTCCTTCGCCGCGCGGATGCTCGGGGATGCCGGTCCGGCGCCGCACGACATCGACGTCATGGTGCTCGGTGAGCCCGACGTGGACGCGGTCTACGAGGCGTGCACCCGGGTCGAGGCCGTTGTGCACCGTCCCGTGAACCCGACGATCCTCACTCCTGAGGAGTTCGCCGCGTCCTCCGGGTTCCTGGACAACGTACGCAGCGGCCCGGCGGTCCCCGTGATCGGGGAGCCGCCGTGGCGCTGA
- a CDS encoding type I pantothenate kinase, giving the protein MRYVSIVAHPSTSGGASPFVHLDRHTWSRLARSTPLPLTDADVERLRGIGERVDLREVEEVYLPLSRLLNLYVDAVDHLHTASTTFLGESPGRTPFVVGIAGSVAVGKSTTARLLRELLARWPQTPRVELVTTDGFLYPNAELERRHLMHRKGFPESYDRRALLRFVTAVKSGAEEVRAPVYSHLTYDIVPGAEVVVRRPDVLIVEGLNVLQPARPRADGRQGLAVSDFFDFSIYVDARTDDVRQWYVQRFLELRRTAFTRPGSYFRRYADLTDEQATARAEQIWRDINERNLVENVLPTRGRATLVLGKGPDHSVQRVRLRKL; this is encoded by the coding sequence ATGCGGTACGTGTCGATCGTCGCGCACCCGAGCACCAGCGGTGGTGCGTCGCCGTTCGTCCACCTGGACCGGCACACCTGGAGCCGGCTGGCGCGCTCGACGCCACTGCCGCTGACCGACGCGGACGTCGAGCGGCTGCGGGGGATCGGCGAGCGGGTGGACCTGCGGGAGGTCGAGGAGGTGTACCTGCCGCTGTCCCGGCTGCTCAACCTCTACGTCGACGCCGTCGACCACCTGCACACCGCCAGCACGACCTTCCTCGGGGAGTCGCCGGGGCGCACCCCGTTCGTCGTCGGCATCGCCGGGTCCGTGGCCGTGGGCAAGTCGACGACGGCCCGGCTACTGCGCGAGCTGCTGGCCCGGTGGCCGCAGACCCCGCGGGTCGAGCTCGTCACCACCGACGGGTTCCTCTACCCCAACGCGGAGCTCGAGCGCCGGCACCTCATGCACCGCAAGGGGTTCCCCGAGTCCTACGACCGGCGGGCCCTGCTGCGCTTCGTCACCGCGGTGAAGTCGGGGGCCGAGGAGGTCCGCGCCCCGGTCTACTCCCACCTCACCTACGACATCGTGCCCGGCGCCGAGGTCGTCGTCCGGCGCCCGGACGTGCTCATCGTCGAGGGACTCAACGTCCTGCAGCCCGCCCGCCCGCGCGCCGACGGCCGGCAGGGCCTGGCGGTGAGCGACTTCTTCGACTTCTCCATCTACGTCGACGCCCGCACCGACGACGTCCGGCAGTGGTACGTCCAGCGCTTCCTCGAGCTGCGCCGGACGGCGTTCACCCGCCCCGGGTCCTACTTCCGCCGGTACGCCGACCTGACCGACGAGCAGGCGACCGCCCGCGCCGAGCAGATCTGGCGGGACATCAACGAGCGCAACCTCGTGGAGAACGTGCTGCCGACCCGTGGCCGGGCGACGCTCGTCCTGGGCAAGGGCCCGGACCACTCGGTGCAGCGGGTCCGGCTGCGCAAGCTGTGA